One window from the genome of Nicotiana tomentosiformis chromosome 5, ASM39032v3, whole genome shotgun sequence encodes:
- the LOC104118198 gene encoding putative glycerol-3-phosphate transporter 1: protein MESSPDPTVETTNSKPPGIRLIESMKKSSLSFNSYQVIVLILTFFAYTSYHANRKTTSIVKQALGPQSPVVLPSLPWQRNITQKPFRDGWLPFDGPNGTAMLGDLDVAFLFVYAIGMYFSGHVGDRMDLRIFLTAGMLGTGLFTALFGVGYWANIHNFYYYMLIQMAAGLFQSTGWPSVVAVVGNWFGKKKRGLIMGIWNAHTSFGNITGSLVASILLKYGWGWSMVVPGIIIAFSGMVIFLLLPVHPEYVGVNKDEDEVLSTGKEDEEVNEPLLREEESAVGFIEAWRIPGVAPFALCLFFAKLVAYTFLYWLPFYISHTAIDGRYLSNEDSGNLSTLFDVGGVVGGILAGYISDQLDARAITAASFMYCAIPALYLYRSYGHISMTINIILMLITGVFVNGPYALITTAVSADLGTHRSLKGNSRALATVTAIIDGTGSIGAAIGPFLTGYISTKSWNAVFVMLMGAAFIAGLLLTRLVVAEVSGKIQEVRSQRSS, encoded by the exons ATGGAATCATCTCCAGATCCAACCGTGGAGACGACGAACAGCAAGCCCCCAGGAATTCGATTGATAGAGAGCATGAAGAAGTCAAGCCTGTCTTTCAACTCATATCAAGTCATTGTCCTAATTCTGACATTTTTTGCTTATACAAGTTACCATGCTAATAGAAAAACTACTAGTATCGTGAAACAAGCACTTGGTCCCCAATCCCCTGTTGTTCTTCCAAGTTTACCGTGGCAAAGAAATATTACTCAGAAACCATTTAGAGATGGTTGGTTGCCATTTGATGGCCCCAATGGAACAGCAATGCTCGGTGACCTTGATGTGGCTTTCCTATTTGTGTATGCCATTGGAATGTATTTCTCAGGACATGTGGGTGATAGGATGGATCTGAGAATATTTTTGACAGCAGGAATGTTGGGAACTGGTTTATTCACAGCTCTTTTTGGAGTTGGATATTGGGCAAACATCCATAATTTTTATTACTATATGCTCATTCAAATGGCTGCTGGATTGTTCCAGTCCACTGGATGGCCTTCAGTAGTTGCAGTAGTCGGGAATTGGTTTGGAAAGAAGAAGAGAGGACTTATAATGGGCATTTGGAATGCTCATACTTCCTTCGGTAACATTACGGGGTCATTGGTCGCCTCAATCTTATTGAAATATGGATGGGGTTGGTCGATGGTTGTTCCTGGTATCATTATTGCTTTTAGTGGAATGGTAATATTCCTTCTTTTGCCAGTTCATCCCGAGTATGTTGGAGTTAACAAGGATGAAGATGAAGTCTTATCTACTGGAAAAGAAGACGAGGAAGTGAATGAACCTCTCTTGAGAGAGGAGGAATCAGCCGTGGGTTTTATAGAAGCATGGAGGATCCCAGGGGTTGCACCATTTGCCCTTTGCCTTTTCTTTGCCAAGTTGGTAGCTTACACATTTCTCTATTGGCTCCCCTTCTACATTAGCCACACAG CTATAGACGGAAGATACTTGTCCAACGAGGATTCTGGAAACTTGTCAACACTGTTTGATGTTGGAGGGGTAGTAGGTGGAATCCTAGCAGGTTATATCTCTGATCAGTTGGATGCTAGAGCTATAACAGCTGCTAGCTTCATGTACTGTGCTATCCCAGCCCTATACCTATATCGAAGCTACGGACACATTTCCATGACTATAAACATCATACTCATGTTGATTACTGGAGTGTTTGTGAATGGCCCTTATGCGTTAATAACAACTGCTGTTTCAGCTGACCTGGGAACACATAGATCTTTGAAGGGCAATTCACGAGCACTTGCAACTGTGACTGCTATTATTGATGGAACTGGCTCAATTGGTGCTGCCATTGGACCATTTCTAACGGGTTACATTTCAACTAAGAGCTGGAATGCAGTTTTCGTGATGCTTATGGGAGCAGCTTTCATTGCTGGTTTGCTTTTGACCAGGCTAGTTGTAGCCGAGGTGAGCGGAAAGATTCAAGAAGTGAGGTCCCAAAGATCATCCTGA